The Hypomesus transpacificus isolate Combined female chromosome 3, fHypTra1, whole genome shotgun sequence genome has a window encoding:
- the e2f2 gene encoding transcription factor E2F2 codes for MIRMPKGISPASGRGATGLSCSQKKVLSGVKTDFFNTGLSSPPMSSVPTGYFTQICNTTAAEQRANCLYATPHGPEAKPIRASSGRLPAKRKLDLEDPLYLPDFRTPKGKSSAAARIPSPHTPKSPGERTRYDTSLGLLTKKFVGLLSESPDGVLDLNWATEVLEVQKRRIYDITNVLEGVQLIRKKSKNNIQWMVGGVFEGSAGGGEKARSLKRELADLDRAEHALDDLIQSSSTQLKQLTEHKDNQRLGYVTYQDIRSISSLQDQTVIAVKAPSETKLEVPESPGGSLQIYLKSKNGPIEVYLCPEEGLEDASPVKSTSTPRKDYPSPHPQPLGTPATPTMAASNYTVKEEPMEAALTGPRPLPPPSTPGSSALPPPSGSSSLLDVEGLLGLPPSLLQITEDQLPGPSYTPDPNAPFVSFSPPLDQDDYLWGLEDGEGVSDFFNTYDLGDLLRS; via the exons ATGATCCGGATGCCCAAAGGCATTTCTCCTGCATCAGGTAGGGGGGCAACGGGACTGTCCTGCTCGCAAAAGAAAGTTCTTTCGGGAGTAAAGACAGACTTCTTCAACACCGGACTCTCGAGTCCACCGATGAGTTCGGTACCGACAGGTTACTTCACTCAGATATGCAACACCACAGCAGCGGAACAAAGGGCGAATTGCCTCTATGCAACCCCCCACGGACCTGAGGCCAAACCCATCAGAGCATCCTCCGGTCGACTCCCG GCCAAGAGAAAGCTGGACCTGGAGGATCCTCTGTACCTGCCAGACTTTAGGACACCAAAGGGCAAGAGCAGCGCTGCGGCCAGGATCCCAAGCCCCCACA CCCCTAAGTCTCCGGGTGAGCGCACGCGCTACGACACCTCCCTGGGTCTGCTGACTAAGAAGTTTGTGGGCCTGCTCAGCGAGTCGCCAGACGGGGTTCTGGATCTGAACTGGGCTACCGAGGTGCTGGAGGTCCAGAAGCGACGCATCTATGACATCACCAACGTTCTAGAAGGAGTCCAGCTTATCCGCAAGAAGTCCAAGAACAACATTCAGTGGAT GGTGGGTGGTGTGTTTGAGGGGTCCGCAGGCGGAGGGGAGAAGGCACGGTCGCTGAAGAGAGAGCTGGCGGACCTGGACAGAGCGGAGCACGCTCTGGATGATCTGATCCAGTCTAGCAGCACCCAACTCAAACAGCTCACAGAGCACAAAGACAACCAGAG ATTAGGTTATGTGACCTATCAGGACATTCGTTCCATTAGCAGTCTGCAGGACCAGACGGTCATTGCTGTCAAGGCCCCCTCTGAAACCAAGTTGGAAGTTCCTGAATCTCCGGGG GGCTCTCTCCAGATATACCTGAAGAGTAAGAACGGGCCTATTGAGGTGTACCTCTGTCCTGAGGAGGGTCTGGAGGATGCCAGTCCCGTCAAGAGCACTTCCACCCCCAGGAAGGACTACCCTAGCCCCCACCCTCAACCTCTGGGAACCCCTGCCACCCCCACCATGGCAGCATCCAACTACACTGTCAAAGAGGAACCTATGGAAG CTGCCCTCACCGGACCTcgtcccctgcctccccccagcacccccggCAGCAGTGCCCTCCCGCCCCCCAGCGGGAGCAGCTCTCTGCTGGACGTGGAGGGCCTCCTGGGTCTGCCCCCCAGTCTGCTGCAGATCACAGAGGACCAGCTCCCCGGCCCCTCTTACACCCCCGACCCCAACGCCCCATTCGTCAGCTTCTCCCCACCCCTCGACCAAGACGACTACCTCTGGGGCCTGGAAGACGGAGAGGGCGTGTCTGACTTCTTCAATACCTATGACCTGGGGGATTTACTTCGTAGCTGA
- the LOC124464448 gene encoding mitochondrial basic amino acids transporter-like isoform X1 → MAMDFAAGCIGGAAGVLVGHPFDTVKVRLQVQNVDKPLYRGTYHCFQSIIRQESMLGLYKGIGSPMMGLTFINAIVFGVQGNAMRKLAKDTPLNQFLAGASAGTIQCVICCPMELAKTRMQLQGTGEKKASRKLYKNSLDCLVRIYRKEGIKGINRGMTTTLMREMPGFGVYFLAYDTLTRSLGCEPDDPYMILKLLFAGGMSGIASWLSTYPVDVIKSRLQADGVGGVNQYNGIADCVRQSMKKEGWKVFTRGLTSTLLRAFPVNATTFATVTLFLMYMRDGEERGMQDCEPPVTHALQSQAQTSSI, encoded by the exons ATGGCAATGGACTTCGCTGCGGGGTGCATAGGAG GTGCTGCTGGTGTACTGGTCGGACATCCCTTTGATACAGTCAAG GTCAGACTTCAAGTTCAGAATGTGGACAAGCCTTTGTACCGTGGAACCTACCACTGCTTCCAGTCCATCATACGTCAGGAGTCT ATGCTGGGTCTGTACAAGGGCATTGGTTCACCAATGATGGGCTTGACCTTCATCAATGCCATCGTGTTTGGTGTCCAGGGCAACGCCATGCGCAAACTGGCCAAAGACACGCCCCTCAATCAGTTCCTGGCAGGCGCGTCAGCCGGCACCATCCAGTGTGTGATCTGCTGCCCCATGGAGCTGGCAAAGACTCGCATGCAGTTGCAGGGCACAGGAGAGAAGAAGGCTTCAAGGAAGTTGTATAAGAACTCTCTGGACTGCCTGGTTAGAATATACAGAAAGGAAGGCATCAAGGGCATTAACCGAGGCATGACAACCACGCTAATGCGAGAAATGCCTGGGTTTGGTGTCTACTTTCTTGCCTATGACACGCTGACGCGCTCTCTTGGTTGCGAACCAGACGACCCCTACATGATCCTCAAACTGCTGTTCGCGGGCGGGATGTCCGGCATCGCTTCCTGGCTCTCCACCTATCCCGTGGACGTGATCAAGTCCCGCCTCCAGGCCGACGGGGTGGGCGGGGTGAACCAGTACAATGGCATTGCGGACTGCGTGCGTCAGAGCATGAAGAAGGAGGGCTGGAAAGTGTTCACACGtggcctcacctccaccctgctgcgAGCCTTTCCCGTGAACGCCACCACCTTTGCCACTGTGACTCTATTCCTGATGTACATGCGAGACGGAGAGGAAAGGGGCATGCAGGATTGCGAGCCCCCTGTAACCCACGCACTGCAGTCCCaagcccagacctccagcatATAA
- the LOC124464448 gene encoding mitochondrial basic amino acids transporter-like isoform X2 has protein sequence MLGLYKGIGSPMMGLTFINAIVFGVQGNAMRKLAKDTPLNQFLAGASAGTIQCVICCPMELAKTRMQLQGTGEKKASRKLYKNSLDCLVRIYRKEGIKGINRGMTTTLMREMPGFGVYFLAYDTLTRSLGCEPDDPYMILKLLFAGGMSGIASWLSTYPVDVIKSRLQADGVGGVNQYNGIADCVRQSMKKEGWKVFTRGLTSTLLRAFPVNATTFATVTLFLMYMRDGEERGMQDCEPPVTHALQSQAQTSSI, from the coding sequence ATGCTGGGTCTGTACAAGGGCATTGGTTCACCAATGATGGGCTTGACCTTCATCAATGCCATCGTGTTTGGTGTCCAGGGCAACGCCATGCGCAAACTGGCCAAAGACACGCCCCTCAATCAGTTCCTGGCAGGCGCGTCAGCCGGCACCATCCAGTGTGTGATCTGCTGCCCCATGGAGCTGGCAAAGACTCGCATGCAGTTGCAGGGCACAGGAGAGAAGAAGGCTTCAAGGAAGTTGTATAAGAACTCTCTGGACTGCCTGGTTAGAATATACAGAAAGGAAGGCATCAAGGGCATTAACCGAGGCATGACAACCACGCTAATGCGAGAAATGCCTGGGTTTGGTGTCTACTTTCTTGCCTATGACACGCTGACGCGCTCTCTTGGTTGCGAACCAGACGACCCCTACATGATCCTCAAACTGCTGTTCGCGGGCGGGATGTCCGGCATCGCTTCCTGGCTCTCCACCTATCCCGTGGACGTGATCAAGTCCCGCCTCCAGGCCGACGGGGTGGGCGGGGTGAACCAGTACAATGGCATTGCGGACTGCGTGCGTCAGAGCATGAAGAAGGAGGGCTGGAAAGTGTTCACACGtggcctcacctccaccctgctgcgAGCCTTTCCCGTGAACGCCACCACCTTTGCCACTGTGACTCTATTCCTGATGTACATGCGAGACGGAGAGGAAAGGGGCATGCAGGATTGCGAGCCCCCTGTAACCCACGCACTGCAGTCCCaagcccagacctccagcatATAA